The sequence TTCTCAGAAATAACACATTAAAAATCACAGAACATGCTAAACACACAATATACATGCAGATTTGGATCCTGCCATGCTTTCTTTATTAGAGATTGGTTCTTAGTTTTTCTAGAAATTCTCATTCCTCTAAAAGATTCATAAGTATTAAGCTTGCCACAATCGCCTTATGGGttcaaattaatcaaaaaatataagagtgagagaaatgataatttaatatatataaaagaaaaaaaaatgaaggaaaagcaAACAACATGAAGGCCGATAAGATGTATAAGTTTACTACTACTCCAAAAATTGCCACAAAGGTTTAGGGCCTTGTGCCAATGAAAAACCAATGGATGGCCCATGCCATGACTTTATAGTAACAAGGTCAATAGCTGATGATTCTCAAATCCTAGCATGAACAGTTTCTCATTCTAGGAATATTGATTCTCAAATCTATCTCCCTCTATTTAAGTATCCCAAACCAAGACCAACCCGAACCAAATAGATCTCAAGTAAAGTGGTCCACATATGCATCAACTCGgttttggaggaaaaaaataaaagagaaagaaggaaagaaaaaactaaggAAAGATATGCAAAGACACAACCTGAATAGTAGGACCAAATGTACCAGATGGTTAGGATTGTATTGCTTAATGAAGCACTACTACTGATGCATATAACCTGTCAATGAGGTATACATCCAACACAAAGTTTAGAAACtgaattgaaaaagaagagTTCTATGTTTCCTTCTTTCAAGGTCTGAAAATAACCTTTTAAGTTGTCACCACAAGGCAAAATATATTCCAACTATTGAGAACACACCATTACTTTATAGAAATTTGAATGTTAAATCGTTCGATCACCTTGAGTCTTTCAGAGAACTGCATTCTAGGTCAATATATTCTATGCATCTGTTGAGACCAAGCTACTATAAGAAAGACTGAATCCAAATTATTTTGGTTGCAATAATACTAGAATCTCATGGCATTGTATATAAGAATTCCAGTCTGCATACACATGAAGTTCTAGCACAACCATTGTCACAGTCACACCCTTTTCAAGTTCTAGCGCctatttcacaaattttctctCCTAAACCTTCatagaaaaatgttttggtTCCCATTAGCTTTCTTCCTAATCATAATACTTCAATTCCTCTTACTTTTCTTAATGGCTTTACTAAATCATTCATCTTACTTTGCTATCATGTAGACTTATAATGAAGAGTGGCAAAGACTTAGAAGATGGGTTGCAACTTGTGTAGTTATGTATACTGTATATGCGGCAATTCTTGTTTCAGTTTATCATCGCTCAAACTATTTAGAGAGATCAATCTCTAATGAAGGAGATTATGAACAACATGCTTTGATGGAAAGACTTACACTAATGGATAATGAAGATTGTTATAATCAACTACGTACGAGAAATGATGCATTTGCAAGACTAGTAAACATTCTTCAGGGAATAGGTCGTCTTAGAAATAGTGCACATAGTAATGTGGAAAAACAACTTGTCAAATTCCTTCACATTATTGGTCATAATTTAAGGAATAGaactatgaaattttatttcaagcGTTCTAGTGAAACTATTAGTCGTCACTTTCATCAAGTTCTTACAGCTATAATATCTTTAGATGATGTCTTCTTAAAGTAGCCTGATGGATTAAAGTGCCCTCAAGAAATCAAGGATAGTACCAAATTTTGGTCCTGCTTTAAGGTAAACTTACTTATCTAATAAACatcattataatattatttatatttcaaaataaactaataatttagtttctttATAGGATTGCATAGGGGCAATTAATGGGTCACATTTTAGTGTAAAAGTGTCAAATGATGTTGTACAAAGGTATCGAGGGTGAAAGTACTATCCAACACAAAATGTCTTAGCAACATGTTCCTTTGACTTGAAGTTCACATATGTTTTACCTGGTTGGAAAGGATTTGCGTCAAACTCGAGAATCCTAGATAATGCATTAATGagagattttgataaattgattGTTCCGCAAGGTGATTATTGGTAATTAGataataacataatttattaGCTCAAGTGACTATTACTAATAACAAAGATCCTTTGTCTATGCTTCTTAGGTAAATATTATTTGGCTTATGCGGGTTTTTAGCTAAAAACTGGATTTCTTACCCTATATAGAAGTACTTGTTACCATTTAAAAGAGTATAGTGTTCATCAACCAGAAAATGCTCAAGAGGTTTTCAACCTTCGACACTCGTCCTTGAGAAATGCAATTGAAAGAGCATTTGGTGTTTTGAATAATAGGTTTCCAATAATAGCTAGTGGGATGGAGCCACATTACCCTATTGACACACAATCTGATATTATACTAGCATGTTGTATTCTCCATAACTATCTCATGGGTGTTGATCCAGATGAAATATTAATAGCGGAGTTCGATAGAGAGCTTTTTAGCGAAGAAGTGGAGTTTGAATCAATGGTATTGAGTTTAGTTGAAAAATGCAAGGAATGAGAAATCTTAAGGGAGAAAATAGCCATGGATATTCGAAAAGATTACAATAGAAACCGTTGATGAGTCCTTTTATTTTATGGCTCTTTTCTTGtatagttttttgtgtttcataTTAAGTACAATGATTGTATTTAGAACTATAACTCCTCTAGTTAAAATCACACTTTAAATGAATTACAATGAAGGTATTATTATATCTCTTCctcttgaatatatatatatatatatctacatatgtattattatttcagATAACATAGTGAAGGCTTTGAAGTACACAAAAGTGtaagtgaaaaaagaaacttgACTTGGATTGATGAAATGGACAACTTTTTGGTTGATTGATTAATGGAGCAAGTGCATAAAGGGCAAAAGATATGAGGAGTCTTCACCAAGATAGCTTATGCAATAGTTGCTTGAGAAAttggggaaaattttgaattgagttGTAACTCTAAGCACattaaaaatagaatgaaacctttaaaaaaaaaaagcttttatgCTGCTCAAAAAGTTTTACAAAGTGATAGTGGATTTGGTTTCAATGAATCAACTCAAATGATCGAAGCTACCATGGAAGTATGGACTACTTACACTAAGGTgagttaattattatttttgagttattagaaataaaaattttgcacGTAATGTAAAGCTAAAAATTTCTAATAGACATTATCACAATTGAACTTgagttttgttaatattttttttttatgatgttaAAAAGCACATCCAGGAGCATCTCAGCTAAGATACAAACCTATTAGAAATTATGATAAGTTGTTCATTCTTCTTGGAAAAGATCGAGCAACAGAAGTCTTGCTGCAAGTGCAAAAGAAAGACAGCTTCGTTAGGCCCAGGAACAAAATTTGGATGGCACAATTCCATTAGGATCATCACAACATGGGATCAGAGATGAAACATTTGCTTATGTTGAAAATAAAGCAACAACTGAGACATCTTTCTCATCTGCAGATGCATCTATTTCTACACCAAAAtcgaagaaagaaacaaaaaaacgaaaaacaaaatatgttgACATTGTAAGTGAAGAATTAAAGTCAATTAGATTTGGAATGAATGTAGTTGTTGCAGCTCTTGATAGAAGTAACCTTCAAAATTATACAGAAGAGCAATTGTTTGAAGAGAATGCTAAGATTGGAGGCATGAGTGATGTATCTCATATGAAAGCATATCAAGCTCTTACCAGTGATGTGAGTGCAACTCGACCCTTCCTTGCTTGTCCAATTGATAGGCGTAAGCTTTGGTTGTCAGTTAAATTTGGACCTACTTTTTTTTATGCCTAATTTGAGATggagattatttttatttttagttttacttttgttttaggGCTATATGTGAAGTTTTGATATCAAAACTCATGGATGATAGTTGACTATTAGAAATtgatctattatatttttagacttATGAAGACTTCTTTTATTCATTTGCTATAAGggcttctttttatttgtttgttatggAAACTTCTTTTTATTCCTTTGTgatagaaacttttttttatttgtctatcTTTTCAGCATGTTATTTAATTATCTTTCCAGGGTGAGTAGTGTAGATTTTGCTCACCCATTTTGCCATTGGATTAGTGTAGTTTGTGATTGGATTAATGGCATCTTGTGGATTAATGCAACAGTGAGGACATAATAGATGTGTATTCTTTTAGCAAGGTGTATAGAGGCCCTACAAAAAGTGTATAAATGCAGTGTTAATTTGCTGGAAATTCGGTTGCTTGCAAGTGATTTCTAGGATTATTGAATTTGGTTTATCTAAGCATTGATTTTCACATAAATTCCTGTGAGTAAAGAGCAATGTTTTGAGTTAGGATGTGGGTTAGTTATATGTTTCTACAGTAGTTTTGTAAAactgatttttagaaaataagagcacaaaatttattttattattcaacaaaTTGATAACCATTTAAGAcaaattgttgattttgttttccttccatttttccttaactttttttgtggttaatcaaacaaaagaaaatgaattctttttttttttttcctttgaattttccatggataaccaaacaagtgaaaaaaattatattaatttccttagttttttctttccttccatttttcctcccaattttctttctctcgcatttttcgggaaccaaacatagcataaagaaaaattattttcttatatttaatttcatcatagaaaatacgaaaaaaaaaatcacatataattttcataagttaaatgaatttgaataagtatataaaaataatttattgattttaaatttattttttatttttcttcactttttctttctattttatttccttcccATTTTCCCTCAagttttttaggaaccaaatagagtctaatatttcatttaaaatgagtGTCTAGCCTCACAAGTTCAAAAAGATGAAGTGGATAATGCCCCTTATCCCAACGCATGCCAAAGGAAGTTTAGTGTATGCAATGAATTGCAAATGACTTAGATTTGTCTCAAGCATCAAGTGTTGTGTGCAAATACATCCACTATcctagagagaaagaaaatggatCTTTAAGTACCTAAATGCACCATGTGCCATGGTCTAATAGTGACAACTCCAAGAAGGTGGATCTATGCCTATGTCTTTTCTAATTATGTAAGGTACCTTGACAAAATAAGATTAATCACATCGTTTTTAGATTAGGTAATAGTCATCGTCTAGAAATCAATTTGAGAGTCAATTGATTGACCtgttgggaaccttggattacttTGTTCTCATGTCttggatctcatagggtgcataAAAACCTATCCTAGGCTTTCTAAATCTATCGTAATGGAAACCATATATTCAAAAACCAATAttgataccatagaaaacatatatCTAGAGAATGTTCATACCTGGATCTAGATATTCCCAAATCAATTTCTTGCGGTGAAGAACATGCCTAGAAAAACTGTAGAATATCTCCTCATGCAACTACCCACGTGCACGTCCCGTGCAATTCCCTTGCACATTGCGTGCGATTCCTGTGCATGTGGCCTATGCGCATCTCATGTGGTTCCCGTGTATGCGACCTATGTGATTCAGTGCATTTctcatacacccaagatcttctgcCTGATGACTCTTCCTTATGTCTAAGGATTGAGATGGTGGAGGTGGAGACCTCAAGGGTGGAGGTTAGAGTTTTCTCTATGGACTAAGAAATGAGAAATGACAAAACCTAGAAActctaacccctaaaggggtatttataggtttcctgttgggcttaagtcacttaagcccaccatgggctttggtcacttaatttagcctaaaaatgttgttaattgattaattaactatacAAAaccttaattaatcaattagccaaatCCAAACATTACACTCAATTATCCTTGTGCAACTTTGCGAATTGCAAAAACGCCCTtgtgcacaaaagtgaactaaaaactcatccaaccctcataaaccatgtcatcaatgaatatgagctcaaaacaGGGACCACTAGGACTCATAGGAATACTGGCTATCTCATAATCAAATTGTAAAATTGACTTAATATCCTACTACAGATAGTCAACTATACTTCAgcaccctatgtatattacaacaagacaccaagAGCTCAAGTTTgtaacctactatccactacatgcagactTATCATGAATTGGTAtctataatctaacaaagtagtgttatcacctatcaagattatctctcaaatctttgagttacagatttaatttattatgtgatcaattaacacACTTTAGCTCcaagaagcatatgtcaaattccacgtAAGAAATTATTGTggtcacaaatttcatgatcacctgtcctttggatcacccaaagaGACACACTGTATAAATCCCATGAGGTATCATGATGCTTATATTGAAAATACTTGTTACCACCAACCTCTATCAAAAGTAACCCAATCCATAAatatatatgaccactttagagatcacccataggtcaaaagcCTCCTATTGGTTTCGacataaactcaatatcctctcaatgTTGAGAGTCCGTGTAATATAATAGCTTGGTAGATTTGACAATTGATAatcttgcatcatgattcatcataagaCCTGTCTAATGTGCATTACATACACTAATGCATTAATCATGAGAAACTCATCCTGAtagccaagacaagtcatccctccaattaggaggtggtacactagagtctctattggattgcccaaatccatgaaccaactatgaacaacttacttacttacaaggaactcatgattTGTATCTTATATGCAACTTTtaatgtacccaagtcatgtacgatgtaagagacatgggttgaatgttcaaatcaatgtcaatacaccaaagggatagTAAGGGGATaattaagtttaactttgttacatgATGTCTTACTCAAAGTTTGAAATATCGATaaatacggatatatcggtacttagattttacagatatataaaaaaatatcagagAAATTGgtgaatattttgacaaaaatatcggtggatattttaacaaaaatatcgaagtaaaaattatttaaaattcctgaaaatatttgaaaaaactataaaaaaaattataaaataaataaaaatatacattttaaagttattttgtaaatgtaatTGATATAGACATtgttatgaagaaaaatatacatATGCAAGGATATATCGGTCTTAATatgtaatttattatttatcttatcaaattaattttaatttataaaatattagaactttattattatcattattatttatattttagttttttaaataaatttatatttttaatattttaaaataaaaacattcaaaattaaaaggataaatataaaaaaattagaagtgaaatgatagtaattttttagaatatgattaatgagataaatgatgatacatttaatattaaaattataatttatttaattcaaatgttaatagtgtgaaataaataatgatacatatatgatttttttaatatttatattttttatatttaattatcatataaataatataaaaaaaattataatattgatttttatatttttattaatcaattaaatataatttaaaataaaataattagaattaggttttttttttttttaatgatgaaccTTAACTAATTTAGATTGAACATATATTATTAAGGATCATCTTAGTCCAATGGTAGCCAAGGGCGTAGCAAAGGTTCAATTTCTTTTAGCTTTTTCAAGAAGGGAAGAAGAACACACTAGTTAAGGAGATTGATAGTAACTGAAAAGGCACTTTGACTAAGGAGATTATTAGAGGACTTTGAGAAAAGTAATAatccttttgaaattttttgtgatAGCCAAAGTGCAATATGTTTGGTTAAAAATCAAGTGTTTCATGCTAAAAGCAAACACATTAATGTCAAGTATATTATAGGAAATTCATTTGGTTAAGAATCAAGTATTCGATGCTAGGAGCAAACAAATTGATGCAAGTATTGCTTCATTAggaaattaagtaataaatataggAGACATTAtgttaaaagaagaaaaaaatcaacagCATTGAGAATGCAGTTGACTTGTTTGCCAGACTTGTATCACAAAAGAAGTTTAGGTTATtccctaaatttaatttatgtaaaGGTATGTgattgtcttttgttttttcagaACTTCCGAAATTTTTGAGAGATGGTGTGGAGTTCTATATCATGATAATAGAGTCAGAAGAAAACTCCTTGTAGTCCTCTTTCAACATGGTGAAAACGTGTCATGCAGATGTAGGCCCTATTGTCCAACTACGTAAAGAAATATGATGTTCTACCGCTTTCATTCTATTCTATGTTGTGTTGTTATCATCAAGGTTTGTTGTCTTTTCTTCAATATATGCTGACATATAATATGTGGTTTTCTAATAGGAAATGATGGAGTTAATTGGGGAATCAGACAATAAACACATTTTTGCTTGGTTTGTCGATTCCTGCGTattatttataagtttataGAGTGCAGGCTTTAGATAACTTAGCAGTGTTCTACTTTAAACATATAAGATATTCTTGGAGTCAAACAAGAAGCATATTTTTGCCTTAAAATGCAGACAACCTCTGGAAACAAATAGTTAGAAGAATATATGAAGGATTCCTCCCACTTTGTTGagtttcatataaaatatacgAGTCTGAGGAGGTCCGCTCGAGAGAAAGGCTTCATCCTAATCGTATCTCCTTGTCCTGCCCTGCCTCTGGTATCCACCCAGTATAACACTTTTACAAGTACTTCCTGCTTTCAGGCCAATTTGCCAATTTTCCTTGACAAGAAAAATGGATCCATGCTTAACATCTCGGTAAATTCATTGAAATGGTTCCATGATAGATTTAATGGTGTGACTGATGATTTGGAAAGTCATTTTGAATAATGACTAATTTTTGACAGTTCATCCTTGTCATAATTTGAATAGGATATTTTCTCAGGTTTGATATAGCCTTTTTGTATCATCCAACAGTCACCAATCCATGATTACTGTAACGCCCGTTTGTATCAGGCTGATCTGTTGGCCTATAAATAACAATGGAATTGCAGATTGAACTGAGGACAGGAGGGATGTTGATCACCAAGACAAGAGTGCTGTTGGCTTCTCTAACTGCCATTATGGCAGTTGTTTTCAGTGCTTCCAGCGCCATAGCTGCTGAAGAGGTTCACGCAGTTATTATAGTAGGAGCCGGCATGTCAGGTGAGTTTTCACTTCTCTGTGGCCTTGCCACTGTTTTTCATATGCTTAGGACTGAAAAGCACATAGCCTTCAATTAACTCCACTAGCTCCACCCACGTTTACTCCATCAGCCATCAGCCATCAGCTGATCTTTTTCCCCCTTGAGTGTAGGGATATCTGCAGCGAACAAGTTATCGAAGGCtggaatagaaaatatattaatactaGAAGCCACAAATAGGATTGGTGGGCGGATCCAAAAGACGAACTTTGCAGGTTTGTCTGTGGAAATTGGAGCCAGCTGGGTTGAAGGCGTTGGGGGTCCTCGATTGAATCCCATTTGGGACATGGTGAACAGGCTGAAACTCACGACCTTTTACTCTAACTATGATAACATATCTTCTAACGCCTACAAACAAAAGTGGGTCTCACTTCAATTCTCTGTCTTCTTCATTTCCTTATCatatatcttcttcttcttctgcttttATCAGGTTTGTATTCATTCTTGATGCAGGGGTGGACTTTATGAGAAATCTGAGGCCCAAAATGCATTTTACGCTGCTCAAGAGCTCTCTGAGTTTATCAAAAACGTTTCAAAGTATTTAAAAGCTCATAGACAAGATGATATCTCCATCTTAGCATCCCAACGCCTTCAAAATCAGTTAAGCAGTTTCTACTTTTCATTACAAACCTCGAAAATTTTCCAGTAGAATTTTCCCCTTCACTGTTTCTGGCTAAAGAGACAACATGGAACTTGTGACATGTCAACTGGTTTTATCAGGAGGAAGTTAAAACCCCTTCTTTTGCATGGCACTGAATTCTTGGAATTTCCCTTCATGCTATAgccatttcttttcctcaattttcAGATTTCCCATTCAAGTTTGTCAAAAGAGGAAAGCATTTTGGTTCAAGGTTGCTTCGGGTTTTTGCATCAGTGCTCAATTGGTTTCAAGAGCAGGGGTTATAAGTTCCCTCTCTTGCCCCATAAGCCCATATAATGAATTAGTTTTCCTTTACGttttaatcataattggatGATATAAACCACTGgtatttcttttcaatttagaTTTTAGTTCCAATTCCCATTGGCATTTCATCATTTCAAGTACAAGTTAGGATTCTATACCAGGTGAGCTTCAAAATTTTCGCTGCTTGAATGTATCTTGAAGTTGACTGTGCAGGGTCCCTTCTACCCCTCTCGACATGGCCATCGATTACATTGCCTACGATTTCGAGTTCTCAGAGCCACCACGGGTGACGAGCTTAAAGAATTCGATACCATTGCAAACATTCTCCAAATTCGGAGAGGATTCCTACTTTGTGGCAGATCCCAAGGGTTATGAGAGTGTTGTGTATTTTGTCGCCAAACAGTTCCTCACCACCAATGAATCTGGAGAAATAACTGATCCTCGCCTCCAATTCAATAAGGTGGCTTCCACTATGTTATGATGTACTGAAATCAAGGTTAGTTTCATTTGTAGCATGTTAACAAGCTGATTGCATAGGTGGTGAATGAGATAAGCTATTCGAAGAATGGAGTGACTGTTAAAACAGAGGATGGCTCCGTTTACAGAGCTGAATATGTTATGGTCTCAGCCAGCATCGGTGTCCTTCAAAGTGGTCTCATCAACTTCAAGCCTGATTTACCGGTGTGCTGCCCACTCAATTCAAACTTGTATACTTTAATTAGAAAGGAAATTTAATTCATGCTCCTGCACTCTCCCTGCCTAGGAAAACTATAAAACCTGACTTTCGCGGTTAATTATTACACAGCCATGGAAGATCCTTGCTATGTACCAGTTTGATATGGCTGTTTACACCAAGATATTTCTCAAGTTTCCTGATAAATTCTGGCCCACTGGCAATGGAACAGAGTTCTTCTTCTATGCCCATGAAAAGCGTGGTTACTACACAATCTGGCAGGTAATATTCTCTGTAGATGCTTCTTTTATAGGTGGTGGTTCTTGAGAGTTTGTCATGAGGCAAGTGTTTTTGGTTTATCTGCAGCAACTGGAGGAGGAGTACCCTGGAGCCAATGTTCTTCTAGTGACAGTTACTGATGATGAATCAAGGAGGATAGAGCAGCAACCTGATTCTGATACCAAGGCTGAAATCATGGGCGTCCTAAGAGCTATGTTTGGGAAGGACATTTCAGAAGCTACAGACATATTAGTCCCCAGATGGTGGTCTGACAAATTCTACAGAGGCTCTTTCTCCAACTGGCCTATTGGAGTTTCCCGATTGGAATACGATCGGATAAGGGTAATCCTATTTTTCTCCCCAACTCATCATCAAAATTACTTGATAAATAAATGGGACAGTCATGTTAACTTTTGTCTTTTACAAGCCTAGGCACCTGTTGGGAGGGTCTACTTCACAGGCGAGCATACCAGCGAGTACTTCAACGGTTATGTTCATGGGGCATATCTTGCAGGTTTGTCTTatcatttatcatattaaaCTGCCTTCCACAGCAGAAGCCAGCAGTCATACGTGCAAGAAATTACAATAGAAAAAATTCTTTCGCAGGCATAGACTCAGCGAAAATGTTGATACGTTGCGTCAAGCACGGTGATTGCTGTTACTCCATCCCACCAGAAGGGAGTTGAATCCTGAATCCTATCATTCCCCCCACTCCTGCAAACCGTAACCTGTTTGGACACCTTCACGCACATGCTTCCAGCTTCCATCAATTTACCATGTAGGGAATTGATATGCATATGCTTACATTTTATGTATGTATATAAGCCATCATGATATTCTCAACGAGagaaaacattattattattattattattattgatggCTAGAATTTAGGTCTAATAGAATCATGTTTCACATATTGCATTTTCTACTAACCTAAATTTCTTTATgctatatttagttttagaaaagCATTAattagtattaagttttatcaaacacctccTAAGATTAAGTTCAGAAGTTAAGTTACTTTAGGAAGGTGTGAGACACCCCTCAAAGCCTAAGTTAAATTCTATCTTTATTAATggattaaggaaaataaatatttaattaagtaaaagaaatgaagCATGTGTATGTACAATGGCATGGCATGATGGATAaacaaaaatgaggaaaaaaaaattaaatgtgttGCATAATTTAAACTATATGGGTGGAATCACATTAACCCAATAGCAacctaaaataattagaaattccAAGcctaaatgaaattaaatcaataaacaAGATAAAAAAAGCTCAATCCTAAATGAATCATTAAAGCTAAAAGTTAAATTGCTAAAGCCCAAATCACAAGtccaaatcaaaatttgaaacaagCCCAAACCCAATGTCTGCGCATtatatccaaataaaatattaaagcctaatgtccaaattaaaattaatgaagccAAGCTCACACTCTAAAGTCCATAGTCAACATTGTATAAAGCCCAACAGGACTTTTAGAAAATGCTtctactaaaataaaaaataaaaacatttttgataaaaaaaaaattaagtgttttgacaaaaattttaaaacaattttaaaatttgaaaaatcatttatatgcTTTCTTGAAAAGCACTTGATAGGTGTTATTATACCTAAaacatttatagaaaaaatactttcattaaaaatactttaaatgaAAACATTGTCTAAAACACTCTAAAATAACTAAAGTTCAAGCTCCTTAACCGAATGCTAGACCCAAATCTTGAAAGcccaaataaaatgaaaattattctaaGCCCAAAACCAATTAAAATCAATACCCCAAATCCAATCAATGGCCCAAACccaattaaataactaaaactCAATGTCAAATCTAAAAAACTCgtactaaaaattaaaaacctagCCCAAAGCTGATGTTCAAACATTATGTTCCAATTAAAAAGGTCTAACACCCAAACCCAAAATAGTGTGGCTAAAGTCCAAGGATCAAATTA is a genomic window of Vitis riparia cultivar Riparia Gloire de Montpellier isolate 1030 chromosome 1, EGFV_Vit.rip_1.0, whole genome shotgun sequence containing:
- the LOC117924670 gene encoding polyamine oxidase 1-like, whose product is MLITKTRVLLASLTAIMAVVFSASSAIAAEEVHAVIIVGAGMSGISAANKLSKAGIENILILEATNRIGGRIQKTNFAGLSVEIGASWVEGVGGPRLNPIWDMVNRLKLTTFYSNYDNISSNAYKQKGGLYEKSEAQNAFYAAQELSEFIKNVSKYLKAHRQDDISILASQRLQNQVPSTPLDMAIDYIAYDFEFSEPPRVTSLKNSIPLQTFSKFGEDSYFVADPKGYESVVYFVAKQFLTTNESGEITDPRLQFNKVVNEISYSKNGVTVKTEDGSVYRAEYVMVSASIGVLQSGLINFKPDLPPWKILAMYQFDMAVYTKIFLKFPDKFWPTGNGTEFFFYAHEKRGYYTIWQQLEEEYPGANVLLVTVTDDESRRIEQQPDSDTKAEIMGVLRAMFGKDISEATDILVPRWWSDKFYRGSFSNWPIGVSRLEYDRIRAPVGRVYFTGEHTSEYFNGYVHGAYLAGIDSAKMLIRCVKHGDCCYSIPPEGS